CACGGTTACTCGTCTATTAAAATGAGAAGAGTAACAGCAACCTCCTAAGGTTTAcataaagatgaaatgagatgagGTGCCTAGGACACATAGCTCCGTTCCTGTTACACAGCAGCTGCTCACCAATTGTTATTGctaccatcatcatcacctcAGGAAGGCTCAGGAGAAGAAGAGGGCTCAGGCACAAAAAGGGATACAGCTGGCCCCCGCAACTTTGTGTACCCTCAAACTGATCTCAGCCCCACCTCTTACTATCTGTGTAAGCTTAAGCAAGATACTTatgtgcctcagttccctcatctgtaaaataggaacagtAATAGTCACTACCTAATGGAGTAGTTGGGGAGGTTAAATAgagatttatttatacatatgcacacacacacacacacgtagctTAGGACAGTGCCTGCCTTAGCAAGTTAGCTGCCGttaatattatttcctttattcagccATATCACTGTTAAAATtccccctctcccagctctgATGTGCACTGGACCCGGCTGGACAGAGGTGGGGTCGGTGGCAGGCTGCAGTGACTCTGGGGGTGTGTGTTTGGGAGCAGCCCTTCCCCCCGGCTCACGGGCCCTGTACTCTCTCCCCTGCAGATGTCCATGAAGGAAGTGGGTGATGGCTTGCAGGATCAGATGAACTGCATGATGGGGGCGCTGCAAGAGCTGAAGCTCCTGCAGGTGCAGACGGCACTGGAGCAGCTGGACATCTCCGGAGGGGGTCCCGCCCCAGGCTGCCCGGAAAGCCCCCGGACACAGCCCGAGCCCCCTCAGTGGGAGGGTGGCAGCCATCCCGCCAGGCCCGAGGCCTGCTCCCCCTCCACCCAACCTTCTCTTGGCAGCAGCACCAAGTTTCCATCGCATAGGAGTGTGTGGGGGAGGGACCTGGCTCCCCTACCCGGGACACAGCTGTCACAGCACCAGAGCTGTGCCCAGCAGGGGCCGGAGCTGGTGGAACCGGATGACTGGCCCTCCACGTTGATGTCCCAGGGCCGGAACCGACAGCCTCTGGTGTTAGGTGACAACATTTTTGCGGACCTGGTGGGCAACTGGCTGGACTTGCCAGAACTAGagaagggtggggagaagggtgaGACCGGGCAGGTCGGGGAGTCCAGAGAAGGGAGGAGCCCACCGAGGGAGCTAGGCCGCAGGTTTGCCCTGACAGCCAACATCTTTAGGAAGTTCTTGCGGAGTGTGCGGCCTGACCGTGACCGGCTGCTAAAGGAGAAACCAGGCTGGGTGACACCCACAGCCTCTGAGCCCCGAGCTGGACGGTCGCAAAAGGTCAAGAAGCGGAGCCATTCCAAGGGCTCTGGACACTGCCCCTTCCCAGGCGCCGCGGAGCCCAGACGAGGGGAGAGTCCTTCCACCGGCTGCCCCAAGGCCCTGGAGTCCTCACCCCCTGGCTTTGATATTAACACAGCTGTTTGGGTCTGAATCCTAGAGACAGAAATTTGACTGAACCCCAAAGGGCCAGGTCCCAATGCTGGGCCCCTGGGAAAGAGGTCGGGCAGGTGGTGTGGCTTTTAAAAGCCTAACTCCAAGTCCCCTCCCCCCAGAAAGGAGGG
This genomic interval from Vicugna pacos chromosome 9, VicPac4, whole genome shotgun sequence contains the following:
- the INKA2 gene encoding PAK4-inhibitor INKA2 isoform X1; amino-acid sequence: MGRRYLGNREATPSPFRPISWTSVALSMSMKEVGDGLQDQMNCMMGALQELKLLQVQTALEQLDISGGGPAPGCPESPRTQPEPPQWEGGSHPARPEACSPSTQPSLGSSTKFPSHRSVWGRDLAPLPGTQLSQHQSCAQQGPELVEPDDWPSTLMSQGRNRQPLVLGDNIFADLVGNWLDLPELEKGGEKGETGQVGESREGRSPPRELGRRFALTANIFRKFLRSVRPDRDRLLKEKPGWVTPTASEPRAGRSQKVKKRSHSKGSGHCPFPGAAEPRRGESPSTGCPKALESSPPGFDINTAVWV
- the INKA2 gene encoding PAK4-inhibitor INKA2 isoform X2, translating into MRKKSREMDCYLRRLKQELMSMKEVGDGLQDQMNCMMGALQELKLLQVQTALEQLDISGGGPAPGCPESPRTQPEPPQWEGGSHPARPEACSPSTQPSLGSSTKFPSHRSVWGRDLAPLPGTQLSQHQSCAQQGPELVEPDDWPSTLMSQGRNRQPLVLGDNIFADLVGNWLDLPELEKGGEKGETGQVGESREGRSPPRELGRRFALTANIFRKFLRSVRPDRDRLLKEKPGWVTPTASEPRAGRSQKVKKRSHSKGSGHCPFPGAAEPRRGESPSTGCPKALESSPPGFDINTAVWV